Below is a genomic region from Rosa chinensis cultivar Old Blush chromosome 5, RchiOBHm-V2, whole genome shotgun sequence.
GGTTTATAGCCATTCTGGGATTTGGTAGTTCTAAACATTGCATGCAAAAGTGGAGTCATCAATGGAATAGGATGCTTGGGTCAGATCAGCGATGAGATATTTGAGTTGCCCAGAAAATGCACTGTTGCTGACAGTAGGGAGAGCAGCTGTTCGCAGTTGCAGCCTTTGATTAGAAGAAATTAGGCGGTGTCTATGCCATGTAGATGGTGAGGAGCATGGTGGCGAGTGCCTTTGAAAGCTGAATTTTGCaagatttcttcaatttttgaGACAGGTAGTTTTGTTTTTGAGATTCAAATGATGGGTCTTTGGTGATTTGAAAAACTTAATTGTATCTCGAAGTGTTTGAAGCGATGTTTTAGCTACAAGCCTCCATCTTCAGAGCAAAAAAATTAAGTATGTGTTTGTGGAATTTGGTGTGTTATTTGTGCTCTTACACTAATTGTTTTTCTGAGAATTCTGAGAcggtttttctgggtttcaaaTTTGATGTGATGCGCTCTTGAGGTATGGGGGATTGGTCTGAGTCTGCTTTGCTGAATGATTTTGAGGGTTCATGATGACAATGATTGATGATGAATTGACCATAGAGAAGGAAGGAGGAGAAAATAATCATTAATAGCTCCGTGTTTTTTAAGTTGCCTTCCGCAAAAGCCATTTTCAAAAGCTACTGAAAGTAGCTTCTGATTTTCTGCTGCTCGCAGAAGCTCTTCTGCCTAAAAGCTAAAATTCTGGAGTTTACCAAACAGCATCAGTTTGCACTAGAAGCGCTTTTGGTCCAAAAGTAGGCTCCAAAAGTAATGCCAAACTAAGCCTTAATATGCTGTGCTTGTGGTCGAGAGGAAAAAGAGAATTGGGGTCAGCGTGGAAAAAATCTGGTCAAGGTTAATTGGATTATGTGCCACGTGTCAAGCTGGATTGGTGCCTACCAATTAAACCAATCTGCACGTGCATGGTTTTATTAATTAACCAATAGTTAGGCTAATTAATATAGGCAATTAAACCAATTAAGCCACTTGATTAACTAAGCTccctttcctttaatttttgattGGCCATGGTTGACTGATGCTCTACTATTTTGTTCTTTTATCGAAACACTCCAATTTGCTTCATTTTCGAGTCATTTTCCCTCGATTTTTGCAACTCCACTTATTACctacaaattaaataaaaatggattaattatataataattgacttgaggattaacttatttatagtgttttagatacaattacatgcatagaaatacgTGTAATCACCCAATAACAGCGTTAGTGACGGTGTGTATATAAAGTAGGTCTGGTTTAAAAGTCTATGTACTTATGTTGGGTTATATAAAGTTATAAACGTTGGCCACTTTAATTCGGAGTGGCCTTAAATTaatgtactgttcttaaaaatttCTCTTATATAAATGGTTCATATATACAAGGCGGATCTTGGACCTAGGTATGGGCCTATGATCTCCATCcgaatgaattaaaaaaaaaaaaaagttatatgtAAAAGGCGAAACATATTTACTGACAACAAAAGCCTCCCATAAAAAATAATGCATCTTTGCCAAAGAATTATTTGGCGCTAAAACACTCATGTGGGCCCCGGAATTATGTATCGAACTTAATggagaaattttcataaagtgaaaacctcaatttgAGGGTTGGATgataaagtacacgacacgacgagttcgtggaaattttcggggaatttttcggatacccgaagtatttttaatgaatttccgaagtttggaaattttggaaattcatttaaataaaaagaatttctGTAGTGAAATCTTAGCCGTTCATCTCACCACCGTTTCATCCCAGCCATCCATCGCCTCCACCTCTTGATCCTAGCCCTTGACTTCATTTGAGGTTGGGGTATTTAGATTCCTTGATCAGATCAAGGATGGGGGATTAGTTGCAGAAAcacgagagggagagagagctgggAGCTCTGAACCGGACACCACCGACCCGAGAAGGAGACCCGGTCGCCGCACCACCGTCCGGCCATCGATCGCTGACGGGcgaccaccatcttcttcgtcTCGCCATCGCCAACAGCCTCTCATCCTTGGATTGTCCATGCACTGAACAGGGAAGGAAACCCGACGACGAGAAGCCCGAAGCTTCACCGGCAACCTCTGCAATTTCCGGCAACCGATTAAGCTATATCTGGTATGGAAACTCATCCTCATGCCAATCTCTACGTATTAGGCTAATTGGTTTTCAaaattgatggagttttgtCGACTTGGCTTCTGGGTTCATATCGGGTCCGGCGTTGTTCTTCGATGCCGACGACTTCTTAGGCTTCTCTTGGTCCACTCTCCACCTCGTTTCCACTTGTTGATGCTTAATGTTCTAGACTGAAGCTAATTTTCAGAAACTGCTAGCTGGTGTGTTGGATTCCCAGTTCGTCATCATCTTTGTTCAACCGAGCTGGCTTGGAGTAGTTTTTGAAGGTATaattcgaattcttgacttGAAGTTCGGTTCTTGTTGTGCAGATCGGAAGTTAGTGACTTGAGTTGGTATACCTGTTGTTGGTACTGAAATTTTGAATTGAAATCGATTATTTGGAATGTGTAACGAACTGTGGAGTTGTGGTGGAGCTCGAATTGCCTTGGTTGTGTGTGTAGTTTGTTTAGTTGTTGTCAGTTAATTGGATTGAGTTGTTAAGTTGGAAAGTGGCTATTATATTTATGAACTGAAAGTACAGAAGATGTGGGTTAGTTGTGAGTGTGGATGTGGAATATTTGGAAAATGGTCAAGCTTGGGTGCCCATAGTGGTTTTGGGTACACCTTGCATAAAAGTTGAAATAAACAGTGGATGTCCTTAGTATTTTCCGTCGAATTACTGTGTGTGAAGTAAATTGGAATCTTTTGTTGGTAAAATCATTATGGATTTGTTTGTGCATTTCACGGCTTGATAGTAagtaaagaaaggaaaataagTAAAGGTTCggtaatttgggttaattatcgaacctattacaattggtcaaacaatggtcaaaacggtcaatcctggtcaaaccaggaaaggttggtcaaaccttggtcaactcctggtccaaccaggaacaGTGGGTTTAgacgatttattaatcgtcgagatttcgTAAAATTGTTCAATGGATTATTAACTACCAAAATGTCAGAATTTAGgattccagttacccgaggaacggaaggttcgcgactctcggagtacgtgagagaaagcatcggaatccaggtagggattcaggactctcctcggttggtgattttcttatatattttcTTATCTACGTGATGCATGATGAAAGTATGTTGTTAGTTCAAATTTAATATGTTTTTAAGTTAACGTGCGTATAAGATTTTGATGGCGGTGTATGAGAGCGGAAAGGTAGTCAATGACTACCTTGGGGATTAGccacccctaaacctccggagggttagctacaccggtcGGATGGTGCGCAATCGCAATGGTGACACggttccgtgtgtgtagctagtgtGTTAAGTTTGGCGCTCTGTGACTGGTAAGGTCAGATGTTGGTTCTACGGAACCAGGCCATCAGGTAAAGTGCACGTAGTTTTCTAATCATGCATCGGGtttttaaagtttgtcgttcctttaaatatttggtttaagcatgttttcatactggagctCCAAACCCTTATCTgttgattttcaaacctagtcgagttagagttcctgttgagcagcgaggacgaaagctcacccctacaacagtatgaatgcaggtactgtgcattggtgacgggacaatagcggatggagctgggtgtgcagaacaagCTCGGTAAATTACTGTGTGAACcttattctaaattctatttctcgaacttTGGTTCTGGAGCTTGTTGTTACCTAGTCTCGTGTCATCATTCAGTTgaattctctttcattgaaatccgtACCTCGTGTGAGCCTTTATCCAAGTTCTAGACAAAACGAAATAGATTTATTTtaagttttcacctcaaaaatatttgtagcttccgctgtgttttaacaaaaagtttttcaaacaaaatgcctagcggttctctagaatgtaaatcaaGCGTTCgctttatgttttagagactcgcggcactgtgacgtgcttaagctagTGAGGTgtagcttggggcgttacaactcacatataaaataaaataaacagtGACACGCCTTTTACATACAAACTAATTGTTGGTAAATATCtcccataaaataaaatagaagaataCTTATATGCCGATGCATTTTTTTAGGAAAAATCCTCCAATAAAACATACATATGTATAATTATGACACATCTAGAATTAAATTAGCTGTATCCTTCAAAGATTTTTGCAGGCAATTGACCGGTTCTCAAGGATGATTCCAACATCTTACCTTAATAATAGCATAAAACACTAGCTAATTTCTTAATCACTGGCCAGAAAGAAAACTTATGAATCACTAATCAGTTTTGTCAATTAGTTCTCTTTATCACATGTCACTTCTCTACCCTCCATTGCAGGCCCCCTTATTTGAAAAAATTTGTGACAACATTGGGTAGTTGTGGTGTTTTCACCCCCGCCGGGGAAAAGTTCCGGTTAATGGTGGTGTAAACAGCCGGACAATAACCATACGTATAGGAGACATGCAAGCGCCGGCAAAAAAAGTATTGGTGGTGGCAGATCCGACCCGAGATTCATCGGGTGCGCTCCAATACGCACTTTCTCATTCAGTGCTCGAACACGACGAATTGATCCTCCTTCATGTCGAGAACCCAAGTAATTGGATACACGGATTCAATCTCAATACATTGCTCAAAATCCCGCCTAATCTAGCTACCGTCGCCGCGCAAGCCATGTCGTTTGATCACGGGAAAGGAAATGGAATTGCAAACTCAGGGGAGCCGGTAAAGGATTTTCttgaagaaatgaagaatgaATGCAATCGGGCAAAACCAAAACTAAATGTGCGTATAGAGAGG
It encodes:
- the LOC112202122 gene encoding uncharacterized protein LOC112202122; translated protein: MQAPAKKVLVVADPTRDSSGALQYALSHSVLEHDELILLHVENPSNWIHGFNLNTLLKIPPNLATVAAQAMSFDHGKGNGIANSGEPVKDFLEEMKNECNRAKPKLNVRIERVTLEAGRDRANTILHHSEVLGVDIIVIGQRRSLFPKGHLGAYTWPGGRSTGSSKGINTAEYLIENCKCTCVGVQKKSQAGGYVLNSKTHKNFWLLA